The following nucleotide sequence is from Osmia lignaria lignaria isolate PbOS001 chromosome 16, iyOsmLign1, whole genome shotgun sequence.
TTTGAGCGTTTCCGTTTCCCTTTCCGCTTTCGCCCCTCGAGTTCTCGTTCCGCTCTCTCCAATTCGCATAGTTCTTTCACTAAAGTGATATCTTGATGTTCGTTCTCGTCTCCTTCCACGCAAAAGGAATCCTGAAATTCAACAGAAACGTTACGTACAATTAACTTCTATAATTTCTAACACGATTGGTATAACATCATATTTACGTTTAAATAAGTGTCATCTTGTTCGGGCGCTTGCGAATATATTTCTATGCTCGTATCAACCGTACGTGGTTCTTTAAAAACGAAACCCTGCCGTGCTTTCATCGGGCTTTTGACACTTTTCAAATAGTGAATGTGCATGTCAGTTGTGTCATGTACGTTTTGGGTGTAGCTTACAAAATCATCGAGATCTGTGTCCATTTCAGAACTTTCATCCGAAGAGACTTCGTTTGAAGATACCTTTGCTTCATCCTCTATAAATTCATGTATCTTTCTTCTTTTGCGATTACCATGAATACGTTTCTGAcagcttttctcttctttgctTCTTCGTTCACGCGATGAGTCCTCAACCTTCGAGTGATTGAAGAAGAAactgctttctttttcttcttctcttttagtTGAATCGTTTAAATTGCATTTAATAAATTGTTTTGAGCTCGAATTCCAATTTTTTCTTACGTTCGATAATTTTTTTGCTATACTTGAACCAGAGGTACTCCCTCTTGAAACATTGGAAGGTTTGTCAGCCGAGATCCATTCCTCACTGTCCCAGTCCAATGTCTTAACAGGTTGTTTAGATTTTTTGTTTGTTCCTTTGGACAAATTGAATTTTGTAGAACTGCGTACAGGTTCCATGGGAATTTCAAAATCATCATCCCATTGATCTAGATCTGTCCAGTCATTGAAAACAGTTTTGTTATTAGACTCATTATTTTCAGACAAATTATCTGCTTCTTTGATTGTTTCTTCAATGTTGTCGATTTCTCTCAAAAAATCTTCATCCTGGAACATATCATCTTCTGATTCATCGATTACTTTCGCATTGCTTgagtttgtatttaattttgctATCTCTTCGATCGCTTGCGTTATACTAAGAATCTGTTCATTTTTGGATTTATTAGAATTTGATATAGAATTATCCTCGACTATTCGTTTATCGTTCTTATTTTGAGATTGTTCAGCTTGTATATTTTCAACGTGAATATTACTTTCACATTCATCAGATATTTCGTTCagtatatcttcaaatattccAGGCTCTAAATCTTCGTTATTAATTATGTCGCTTTCCTTTGATTCACTGCTATTATCAAGCAGGTCTTCAAATTTCGACTTTTCAATGATacgttcattttctttttgcttCGGCTCATTATCAAATACAGGTTCATCATTACACAAGTTGCTCTTACTTTTACTCCTGTTTTTATTCTTGTGTAAATTACTATTTAGTGGAACAACATCCTCTAAACTAATTAAGCAATCTAGAATTTTAATATTGGGTACTGTAAACTTAAACAAGTTTTTAATCCGGGGAAACTTAGGtatgtaaattttattaattttacattcttCCTCTGTATCCGTTTCTTTTTCAGAGGTTCTCAAAGCACACGTTGTAAGAAAATCAACTGCATCGTTGTCACAGGACAAAATTTTTACGTCGGAtggttttattatatttttattctgatTCGTATCACAAGCAGGTGTATTAACATTGCTTTCTGAATGTTCTTTATATTTCTTAGTTGTAAAGAATTTCGTCATGGTAAATTTATTGTCATCCTTTTGTGATTTCGTATCAGAATCTAAAACATATACATAACATGTAAAATGGATGATTGCATTAAACTTTCATCATTTTATTACCTAGAACTGTAATCTTCTTTAGCTTATTTTGACGCTTATTGTTCTCCTTatctgctttttttttcttgcctTTTGTAACTGGAGTTTTTGGTTGCACGTTAATATGCATTTTTAAACATTCTGGCTTAAAAATATCAGGTATCATTCGTGGACTGCTTTGATAAAGCGAAGAGAAAATATTGCTTGTGTTTAATATCCTGTTATTTAAGGAAACTCTTCTAGCCATTGTAGATTTTAATGTCTATGATATTGAACGgattatcaaaattttatacATGTTTTAGATACTTATGGTTATTAAGCTTTTAATTACCTCGTGTTCTTTCCCATCAGTGACCAGAATAATTATGTGACCATCGCGTTTTCTACCGGTTCTCCCCATTCTTTGTACCAGTCGCGTTGGAGAATGTTGAGACACATCGAAACATACAATTAAGTCTACTTCTCCAACATCCAACCCTTCCTCTCCTGTATTCAATAAGATAACATTCTCATTAATTCATTATAATTCCTGTTTGCAACTTGGCAACAAACTTGTTAGTACATATTACATATTTTGTACCTATACTTGTAGATATAAGAACATTAACGTGATTACTTCTAAAATGTTCTAATGCTTTTATCTGCTGCTTTTGTTTCTGTCCAGCTTGACCAACAAACATTTGCGGTTTTATTAATGGTTGACACTGAAGCAGCAACACGTAAATTTCGTTCACGATATCTCTGTACTGAATAAAGAAAAATCATGTTATACCTTAAATTTATATTGCATACATTCGATAAGTACAAACCTCAACAAAAACGATGGCTCTTGTATCAATCTCTTTTTCCTGACTGCTTGTAAAATGATGCGACAGTAATTCTTTTAACTTTTCGAACTTCGTATGTCCGAATACAAGATCTTGTGATATCTAAAATTTGTGAATTACATATAAAGACAAACACAACTCTCTGCGTTTAATATGTACACGAATTTATACAAACATTTGCTGCGTTGCTTTCATTAATAGTTTTTACATCCGGAAACGGGCCAAGATATTGTTTTATGTCTTCAACCAACTCCAACAATTGAGTCTCTTCATTCATCCAAAACTTATCAGAATGATCTGtcgataaaaatatataaaaaagtacTTAAGATAAAAAAAGACCATGTATCAATTGTATTCGTAAAACATAAGTTACGTACTctgataaaatttacaaaatgctCGGAGACCATCTCTGATCATAAGTTCGTAAGCATGATACATCGTCATTAATATATTTAGTGTTTTTATAATTTGTCCATAATTTCCTGATTTATTAGTTTTATTTTGAAAGTCCTTTAATAAATGATATATCTAGATAACcaagaaaagaaaagacaatCTTAATTTTATAAGTTGGAAGTACGAACAATGAAACATATGAAAGTTTAATTTACCCTTCCTTTAGAAATATTTGCTGTATCTCCCTTAAGAACATTATACTGCAGTAAAACTTTAACATGACGATCCATAACGAAAATATATCTCTCTTTGTATTTTGTTAGTTCATTGTTAAGTGGTACTAAAATTATATCGACTTTTCTTTCATTGATATACGGTATAATATCTGGGGAAGTTTCGTCTCGCAACTCCACATGAGCGATAAGCAAGTTTTGCAACACCtacagaaaatattatttatttactcctGCAAATTGTAGTATAGTTATAAAAGATATCGGTAatgattttatataatttaatataaataaattatacctCATGAACATTATCAATTTTGTTGCCTGGTGTTGCAGAAAGGGCTAATACTCTaaagtttttatttttctgactTAGTAGTTGAATGCACTAAGAATAGAAAACATACAATTATTTAACATGTGGATTttgttgcaatttttcttataatgtttttatatgaaataactACCTCACAATACGAATGTTTTCCTAAAGCTTTGTGAGCTTCATCTATAACTACACATTTTATTAAATCAGCAggtacaatatttttatgtagATCATTGTAAAAGACTTGAGGAGTAGCGAATATTACTCTCTTTTTCAACCAAGctatttctctctgtttctgATTGATTGCTCCTGTAACAGAATATATTAatagtaaatgaaataaaagaaagagttTAAAATATATACATCAATCTACCTGTAAGTTCAACAGACTCTATAGATGATATACCCATTATATTGTGACAAGCAAAAATTTGTTGAGCAACTAAAGGTTTAGTAGGTGCTAAGAACACAACTCTTCCACGTGGATACCATCTCCAAAAATTATACATCATAACTGCTGCAATAAATGTTTTTCCCAAACCTGataagaattaaaaacaaaatattataaatcttaatAAATTCATTGCTTTCTATTGTTCTTATTATATGGTAAATGCAATTATCCTTACCAGTGGGTAAACAGACTAAAGTGTTTTTGTATAAACAGGCTTGAACTATATTGAACTGATAATCTCTCACGGGATAGTTTTCCGGATAAATCCATGTTTTTCCAGCTGATAAATCAAACCCTTTTGTTTCTGCATCAGATGAAACTTGGGTATTTTGTGTTGGTTCCATTTGAAAAACTCAAATGTCACATAAATTTaatgatttgacacattttaataaaacgacaaaatattattaacatagtttgcatttgtaaataaatagtCGTTTATCTCATTAACCAATTCAACGTTTAAGCACTTCTGATATTTACATCAATAATTCcaaataaaagtattataaatttaacAACATCATAATCAAAATCTTCGTTAGGAGGCACATAtggttataaaaaattaaatacataaatattatgCTTCATTCAAATTTGAACATAACCTTCCATTCTTAAAAAATCATTCATTTTTCCCCTAGGGAATCAGCAACATTTTTACCAACTGACGAAAACAGGGTTTCCCCGATTCATTCGTGAGCGCGAAAATTTTGATGTCCGTTACAAAAGGAACATTGTTTGTACATATCATTAGTTACATATATTAACATCTGTAATTATAAAACACTTCTCTATAGATACTCCGATACTGTTATAGCAGGAAACGcgtatcaatttatttaaaaaaaagtagcgCTACTCCCGTCTAAAGGTGTGAAAAAGAATCGTCGCaaactaattagaaattaatttattatacgtAAAGATATACAGAAAAGAATAGGTTTGTTTGGATCAGTGAGCATATAAAACAGATGTACATATACGTAATTATTCTTTACGCAGCTATAGACATACAGTGCTTGATAGAAAGAAACTAAAAGCCGAAATGTGATAGACTAGATCCCCCTGATTAGGTCGTATGATTTGTAGATAAATGACTATTTAATGCAGCTTTATGAGCAAACTTTTTCAAACAGATCAAACATTCATGTGTTTTTTCGTTTGTGTGTACTGATAAATGTTTTTTCAACGTTGCTTTGTCcttaaatattttttgacacGCACTGCACTCGTACGGTCGCTCTGCTGCGTGTACTAATATGTGGCTATTCAACGTTGTCTTTTGTGTAAATGCTTTATGACATACGTAACACTCGTATGGTCTATCACCAGTGTGGCTTAACATGTGCTTCCGCAACGAAGACTTCTCTTTAAACGTTTTCTGACAAATGTGACAGGAGTGTCGTTTATCACCGGTATGTATAAGCATATGAGAATTTAATCTGGTTTTTTCTCTGAAAGCCATGTCGCATAATTCACAAGCAAATGGCTTTTCACCTGTATGTATCAAGGTATGCCGATTCAAATCGGATTTGCGGGTAAATAT
It contains:
- the Fancm gene encoding FA complementation group M isoform X1, with translation MEPTQNTQVSSDAETKGFDLSAGKTWIYPENYPVRDYQFNIVQACLYKNTLVCLPTGLGKTFIAAVMMYNFWRWYPRGRVVFLAPTKPLVAQQIFACHNIMGISSIESVELTGAINQKQREIAWLKKRVIFATPQVFYNDLHKNIVPADLIKCVVIDEAHKALGKHSYCECIQLLSQKNKNFRVLALSATPGNKIDNVHEVLQNLLIAHVELRDETSPDIIPYINERKVDIILVPLNNELTKYKERYIFVMDRHVKVLLQYNVLKGDTANISKGRIYHLLKDFQNKTNKSGNYGQIIKTLNILMTMYHAYELMIRDGLRAFCKFYQNHSDKFWMNEETQLLELVEDIKQYLGPFPDVKTINESNAANISQDLVFGHTKFEKLKELLSHHFTSSQEKEIDTRAIVFVEYRDIVNEIYVLLLQCQPLIKPQMFVGQAGQKQKQQIKALEHFRSNHVNVLISTSIGEEGLDVGEVDLIVCFDVSQHSPTRLVQRMGRTGRKRDGHIIILVTDGKEHETLKSTMARRVSLNNRILNTSNIFSSLYQSSPRMIPDIFKPECLKMHINVQPKTPVTKGKKKKADKENNKRQNKLKKITVLDSDTKSQKDDNKFTMTKFFTTKKYKEHSESNVNTPACDTNQNKNIIKPSDVKILSCDNDAVDFLTTCALRTSEKETDTEEECKINKIYIPKFPRIKNLFKFTVPNIKILDCLISLEDVVPLNSNLHKNKNRSKSKSNLCNDEPVFDNEPKQKENERIIEKSKFEDLLDNSSESKESDIINNEDLEPGIFEDILNEISDECESNIHVENIQAEQSQNKNDKRIVEDNSISNSNKSKNEQILSITQAIEEIAKLNTNSSNAKVIDESEDDMFQDEDFLREIDNIEETIKEADNLSENNESNNKTVFNDWTDLDQWDDDFEIPMEPVRSSTKFNLSKGTNKKSKQPVKTLDWDSEEWISADKPSNVSRGSTSGSSIAKKLSNVRKNWNSSSKQFIKCNLNDSTKREEEKESSFFFNHSKVEDSSRERRSKEEKSCQKRIHGNRKRRKIHEFIEDEAKVSSNEVSSDESSEMDTDLDDFVSYTQNVHDTTDMHIHYLKSVKSPMKARQGFVFKEPRTVDTSIEIYSQAPEQDDTYLNDSFCVEGDENEHQDITLVKELCELERAERELEGRKRKGKRKRSKNEALDCKTERRSKRKNYRNSSNSSSEDEIENLRKQIMDTSKVSVQ